In a single window of the Aminomonas paucivorans DSM 12260 genome:
- a CDS encoding TolC family protein has protein sequence MKRISFWGRWLLGVALTVLAAGLPAEAAPLSLEDYLTLVAARNPDLEATRQRVAALRHAAEAVAATQRPQVHLVGSGARVVREEEGSASLYLAVTHRFDPWGKDDLQLRQTLLQHDQAAASFAAQGNRLLQQAERLYWDASLARRNLALQETLVRQRTEDLRVTKRKFDLGAVPKLDVIRAEVALSRARGESTAARLLWKDALTGLARLAGETPAEPLPGGLERPSLPETPADPERAFQRNPEAQALRIALEAARAGRDLAALGKVPEVSGRVSYMVATDEDVSVPPQDDARLALEVSLPLYDGGRTRAQTAQGDRLVAAASQDLEVKRQNLVQELSEARNRWEEACAQEETKRREVALAAEELRIARLRYDQGVGNQLDLLDAQTKDAGARVEHLRALRGMYVALTALRGAMGEYADRLSAPPGP, from the coding sequence ATGAAGAGGATTTCGTTTTGGGGACGATGGCTCCTGGGGGTGGCCCTGACGGTCCTGGCGGCGGGACTTCCCGCGGAGGCGGCCCCTCTGTCGCTGGAGGACTACCTGACCCTGGTGGCCGCCCGCAACCCGGACCTGGAGGCCACCCGCCAGCGGGTGGCGGCGTTGCGCCACGCCGCGGAGGCGGTGGCGGCGACCCAGCGTCCTCAGGTGCACCTGGTGGGCAGCGGGGCTCGGGTCGTCCGGGAGGAGGAGGGGAGCGCCTCCCTCTATCTGGCGGTGACCCATCGGTTCGATCCCTGGGGAAAGGACGATCTCCAGCTCCGGCAGACCCTGCTCCAGCACGACCAGGCGGCGGCGTCCTTCGCCGCCCAGGGGAACCGGCTGCTCCAGCAGGCGGAGCGGCTCTACTGGGACGCCTCCCTGGCCCGGCGGAACCTGGCCCTCCAGGAGACCCTGGTGAGGCAGCGGACGGAGGATCTGCGGGTGACGAAGCGCAAGTTCGACCTGGGGGCGGTGCCCAAGCTCGACGTGATCCGGGCGGAGGTGGCCCTCTCCCGGGCCCGGGGGGAGAGCACCGCCGCCCGGCTTCTCTGGAAGGACGCCCTGACGGGGCTTGCCCGGCTGGCGGGGGAGACTCCCGCGGAGCCCCTCCCGGGGGGGCTGGAGAGGCCCTCCCTCCCCGAGACCCCCGCGGACCCGGAGCGGGCCTTCCAGCGGAACCCCGAAGCCCAAGCCCTGAGGATCGCCCTGGAGGCGGCCCGGGCGGGGCGGGACCTGGCGGCCCTGGGGAAGGTCCCGGAGGTGAGCGGGCGGGTGTCCTACATGGTGGCCACGGACGAGGACGTCTCCGTGCCCCCCCAGGACGACGCGCGGCTGGCCCTGGAGGTCTCCCTGCCCCTCTACGACGGGGGGCGCACCCGGGCCCAGACCGCCCAGGGGGATCGGCTGGTGGCCGCGGCTTCCCAGGATCTGGAAGTCAAGCGGCAGAACCTGGTCCAGGAACTCTCGGAGGCCCGGAACCGATGGGAGGAGGCCTGTGCCCAGGAGGAGACCAAGCGGCGGGAGGTGGCCTTGGCGGCGGAGGAGCTGCGCATCGCCCGGCTCCGCTACGACCAGGGGGTGGGAAACCAGCTGGACCTGCTGGACGCCCAGACCAAGGACGCCGGTGCCCGGGTGGAGCACCTTCGGGCCCTTCGGGGGATGTACGTGGCCCTCACCGCCCTGCGCGGGGCGATGGGGGAGTACGCGGATCGCCTGTCCGCTCCGCCGGGGCCGTAG
- a CDS encoding aminotransferase class IV, protein MTLCYHEGQFRPLEEIFVPLSDLAIQRGIGVFESIRTYDRRTFALGPHLERLARSAEQAGIEARNLIPQVRDILREGLARPDCPQGEVLMKPYLTGGDVREEGRFPHPRLFVLFEPLHAPDPNLHREGVTLQPAAMERPFPLIKSINYLFGYIPVAGMEGVFETLYCPGGEITESSSSNFFLCVEGKLVTAPVGRVLSGVTRGIVLHLAREGGFKVEERCPKVTELEKADEAFVTGSLKEILGVVRIGGHRIGKGTPGPVTQHLHRLFRTSLQHWLD, encoded by the coding sequence ATGACTCTGTGCTACCACGAAGGGCAGTTCCGCCCGCTGGAGGAGATTTTCGTCCCCCTGTCGGACCTGGCGATCCAACGGGGCATCGGCGTCTTCGAGTCCATCCGCACCTACGACCGGCGCACCTTCGCCCTGGGCCCCCACCTGGAGCGCCTCGCCCGAAGCGCCGAACAGGCGGGGATCGAGGCGCGCAACCTGATCCCCCAGGTGCGGGACATCCTCCGGGAGGGACTGGCCCGGCCGGACTGCCCCCAGGGAGAGGTCCTGATGAAGCCCTACCTCACCGGGGGAGACGTGCGGGAGGAGGGGCGGTTCCCCCATCCCCGGCTCTTCGTGCTCTTCGAGCCCCTCCACGCCCCGGACCCGAACCTGCACCGGGAGGGGGTCACCCTGCAGCCCGCCGCCATGGAGCGCCCCTTCCCCCTCATCAAGAGCATCAACTACCTCTTCGGCTACATCCCCGTGGCGGGGATGGAGGGGGTCTTCGAGACCCTCTACTGCCCGGGGGGGGAGATCACCGAATCCTCCTCCAGCAACTTCTTCCTCTGCGTGGAGGGCAAGCTCGTCACCGCTCCGGTGGGGCGGGTGCTCTCCGGGGTCACCCGGGGCATCGTGCTGCACCTGGCCCGGGAGGGGGGCTTCAAGGTGGAGGAGCGCTGCCCCAAGGTGACGGAGCTGGAAAAGGCCGACGAGGCCTTCGTCACCGGCTCCCTGAAGGAGATCCTCGGGGTGGTGCGCATCGGCGGCCACCGCATCGGGAAGGGAACCCCGGGACCGGTGACCCAGCACCTGCACCGCCTCTTCCGCACCTCCCTCCAGCACTGGCTGGACTAG
- the buk gene encoding butyrate kinase codes for MGFVILAINPGSTSTKVALFQDEEELGRKELPHRAEDLAGFPRVADQKAYRLGAIEALMEARGRRFEELSAVVGRGGIVDPIPGGTYRVGPLLLEHLHRGKPWEHASNLGGILAEAIASPLGIPSFIVDPVAVDELEDLARITGLPELPLRSLVHALNVKATVRLAARDLNRDWQELSVVVAHLGSGFSICAHREGRIVDVNNANERGPFSPERAGGVPALELVRLAYSGRWTQQDLRRRLVGRGGLSAYLGTTDLREAAARIAAGDEGADRVVEAMAFQVAQEIAAMAVPLRGKVDAVILTGGVAHSSDFVARVQRRVEWIAPVLRYPGEDEMKALCQGALRVLRGEEEPRDYERFAGGTGER; via the coding sequence TTGGGTTTTGTGATCCTGGCCATCAACCCCGGTTCCACGAGCACCAAAGTGGCCCTGTTCCAGGACGAGGAGGAGTTGGGGCGCAAGGAGCTTCCGCATCGGGCGGAGGACCTCGCCGGGTTTCCCCGGGTGGCGGACCAGAAGGCCTACCGTCTCGGGGCCATCGAGGCCCTCATGGAGGCCCGGGGGCGGCGCTTCGAGGAGCTGAGCGCGGTGGTGGGGCGAGGGGGCATCGTGGACCCTATCCCCGGGGGCACCTACCGGGTGGGGCCCCTGCTGCTGGAGCACCTGCACCGGGGCAAGCCCTGGGAGCACGCCTCCAACCTGGGGGGCATCCTGGCGGAGGCCATCGCCTCCCCCTTGGGTATCCCGTCCTTCATCGTGGACCCCGTGGCGGTGGACGAACTGGAGGACCTGGCACGGATCACGGGGCTGCCGGAGCTGCCCCTTCGTTCCCTGGTGCACGCCCTCAACGTGAAGGCCACGGTGCGCCTCGCCGCCCGGGATCTGAACCGGGACTGGCAGGAGCTTTCCGTGGTGGTGGCCCACCTGGGCAGCGGCTTCTCCATCTGCGCCCACCGGGAGGGACGCATCGTGGACGTGAACAACGCCAACGAGCGGGGACCCTTCTCTCCGGAACGGGCGGGGGGAGTGCCCGCCCTGGAGCTGGTGCGCCTGGCCTACAGCGGCCGGTGGACCCAGCAGGACCTGCGGCGTCGTCTGGTGGGGCGAGGGGGGCTTTCGGCCTACCTGGGCACCACGGACCTGCGGGAGGCGGCGGCCCGCATCGCCGCCGGGGACGAGGGGGCGGATCGGGTGGTGGAGGCCATGGCCTTCCAGGTGGCCCAGGAGATCGCCGCCATGGCGGTGCCCCTGCGGGGGAAGGTGGACGCGGTGATCCTCACGGGAGGGGTGGCCCACTCCTCGGACTTCGTGGCCCGGGTGCAGCGGCGGGTGGAGTGGATCGCCCCGGTGCTCCGGTACCCCGGGGAGGACGAGATGAAGGCCCTCTGTCAGGGGGCCCTTCGGGTCCTGAGGGGGGAGGAGGAGCCCCGGGACTACGAACGCTTCGCCGGAGGGACGGGGGAGCGGTGA
- a CDS encoding carbamoyl phosphate synthase small subunit produces the protein MVRLGLADGAVFEGRCEGPWEPREGETVFTTGSTGYPQGLTDPSYRGQILVFAFPLVGQYGVDEDALESLRPQPEAVVVSRVPETGAGRRFREWLRRAGIPLMEGVDTRALVLHLRDRGTLRGRLGDGSLPRSSRFAPDLVASASCAVPETDPGEGPLAAVLDWGVKESILRRLRERGVRVARLPWNASAREVLALRPRGVLLGNGPGDPQDLLSGPVGTVRELLGRVPLFGICLGMQVLALACGAATEKLPFGHRGVNHPVREEATGRTLLTSQNHGYGVVDASAEGAGLTVTFRHLGDGSVEGIASGAYPAWGVQFHPEAAPGPWDGAFLFDRFVASLDEEGRKGAAA, from the coding sequence ATGGTGCGGCTCGGTCTGGCGGACGGTGCGGTGTTTGAAGGTCGGTGTGAGGGCCCCTGGGAGCCCCGGGAGGGGGAGACGGTGTTCACCACCGGTTCCACGGGGTATCCCCAGGGGTTGACGGATCCTTCCTACCGAGGGCAGATCCTGGTCTTCGCCTTCCCCCTGGTGGGGCAGTACGGGGTGGACGAGGACGCCCTGGAGAGCCTGCGACCTCAGCCGGAGGCGGTGGTGGTCTCCCGGGTTCCGGAAACCGGGGCGGGACGACGCTTTCGGGAGTGGCTGCGCCGCGCCGGGATTCCCCTGATGGAGGGAGTGGACACCCGGGCCCTGGTGCTGCATCTGAGGGACCGGGGGACCCTGCGGGGCCGTCTGGGAGACGGGAGCCTGCCCCGGTCGTCCCGGTTCGCCCCGGACCTGGTGGCCTCCGCCTCCTGCGCCGTCCCGGAGACGGACCCCGGGGAAGGGCCCCTGGCGGCGGTGCTGGACTGGGGGGTGAAGGAGTCCATCCTTCGGCGCCTGCGGGAGCGGGGGGTGCGGGTGGCCCGTCTCCCCTGGAACGCCTCGGCCCGGGAGGTGCTGGCCCTTCGTCCACGGGGGGTGTTGTTGGGCAACGGCCCGGGGGATCCCCAGGACCTTCTGTCGGGGCCGGTGGGGACGGTGCGGGAGCTGCTGGGGCGGGTGCCCCTCTTCGGCATCTGCCTGGGCATGCAGGTGCTGGCCCTGGCCTGCGGGGCCGCCACGGAGAAGCTGCCCTTCGGCCATCGGGGGGTGAACCACCCGGTGCGGGAGGAGGCCACGGGACGCACCCTCCTCACCAGCCAGAACCACGGCTACGGGGTGGTGGACGCCTCCGCGGAAGGGGCGGGGCTTACGGTCACCTTCCGCCACCTGGGGGACGGAAGCGTGGAGGGCATCGCCAGCGGCGCCTACCCCGCCTGGGGGGTGCAGTTCCACCCCGAGGCGGCCCCGGGGCCCTGGGACGGGGCGTTTCTCTTCGACCGGTTCGTGGCCTCCCTGGACGAGGAAGGCCGGAAGGGGGCGGCGGCATGA
- the carB gene encoding carbamoyl-phosphate synthase large subunit: MTGREKPSVLILGSGPIRIGQAAEFDYSGSQACRALKERGFRVILLNSNPATIQTDRELADLVYLRPLEAEVVESLLELHRPEGILASLGGQTALNLLMELEERGSLERFGVRVWGTQPGAVRTAEAREPFRDLMAAIGQPVIPSRSVGSVEEALAAADELGLPLVLRPDFTLGGTGGGVCTDGSEYPEQAAAALAASPVRRVLVERFLEGWREVELEMLRDGEGNALCVCGMENLDPMGVHTGDSVVVAPVLTLKDRTWQRLRTAALRIVEALDIRGACNVQFALRPDEEAYGVIEVNPRASRSSALASKATGYPIARMAALIGAGLSLAELPNPVTGSGSALIEPALDYLAVKVPCFPFEKFPGADPSLGTRMKATGEVLALGTDLAGALLKAYRGLGSRVTEPGFWGETDRGALEEALTVPTDRRIGALFEWGRRGLDPEEAARISGIHPFFCRELAELGALERALGEGDLTPERLREAKARGLGDRRIGQIRGLSEREVRRLRREHRVEPGFREVDGCAGETPAGSRYLYGVYGGASDPMPRDDRPAVVVLGSGPIRIGQGLEFDYCCVKAVEALRRRGYRGVLVNDNPETVSTDHDVSDALYLAPLATEDVLEVCRREKVAGAFVTFGGQTALRLAQGLQEEGVSLLGTSFEAIQAAEDRDLFSRILSDLGLSQPPGRGVRNLEEGIAAAEALGFPLMVRPSFVLGGLAMRRVRDREGFEAVLEEAFRAAPGQSVLVDRFLEGREFEVDALCDGSEVLIPGIFEHLDPAGIHSGDSMALFPQLSLRPEETRFVEQAVRSLSEALGLAGLLNVQFVHSRGRLWILEANPRGSRTVPIVSKLTGLPLVDWAVGLGLGEHLGDLTDLRGLLEPTGPLGVKIPVFSGEKLPGAETLLGPLMQSTGESLGVGDSLAEAFREAAGGAGWRLPSRGTLLVAGCPSEAAGELAAHLASLRARGFGVWAEAGCASLLERWGFRADRRLGEPEGREALRDREADLLVVLEEDEVRAEGWHRGAVDGGIPRIANLPALRAWVLSLPGGTR, from the coding sequence ATGACGGGGCGGGAAAAACCCTCCGTGTTGATCCTGGGCTCCGGCCCCATCCGCATCGGTCAGGCGGCGGAGTTCGACTACTCCGGGAGCCAGGCGTGCCGCGCCCTGAAGGAGCGGGGCTTCCGGGTGATCCTCCTGAACAGCAACCCCGCCACCATCCAGACGGACCGGGAGCTGGCGGACCTGGTGTACCTGCGCCCCCTGGAGGCGGAGGTGGTGGAGTCCCTCCTGGAGCTGCACCGCCCCGAGGGGATCCTGGCCTCCCTGGGGGGGCAGACCGCCCTGAACCTGCTCATGGAACTGGAGGAGCGGGGCTCTTTGGAGCGGTTCGGGGTCCGGGTCTGGGGCACCCAGCCCGGGGCGGTGCGCACCGCCGAGGCGAGGGAACCCTTCCGGGACCTCATGGCCGCCATCGGCCAGCCCGTGATCCCCAGCCGCTCCGTGGGGTCCGTGGAGGAGGCCCTGGCGGCGGCGGACGAACTGGGCCTGCCCCTGGTGCTGCGGCCGGACTTCACCCTGGGGGGGACCGGGGGAGGGGTGTGCACCGACGGTTCCGAGTACCCGGAGCAGGCCGCCGCCGCCCTGGCGGCCTCTCCGGTGCGCCGGGTCCTGGTGGAGCGGTTCCTGGAGGGGTGGCGGGAGGTGGAGCTGGAGATGCTCCGGGACGGGGAGGGCAACGCCCTCTGCGTCTGCGGCATGGAGAACCTGGACCCCATGGGGGTGCACACCGGGGACAGCGTGGTGGTGGCCCCGGTGCTCACCCTGAAGGATCGGACCTGGCAGCGTCTGCGAACCGCGGCGCTTCGCATCGTGGAGGCCCTGGACATCCGGGGGGCCTGCAACGTGCAGTTCGCCCTGCGACCGGACGAGGAGGCCTACGGGGTCATCGAGGTGAACCCCCGGGCCAGCCGGTCCAGCGCCCTGGCCAGCAAGGCCACGGGGTACCCCATCGCCCGCATGGCCGCCCTCATCGGGGCGGGGCTCTCCCTGGCGGAGCTGCCCAACCCCGTCACGGGGTCCGGGAGCGCCCTCATCGAGCCCGCCCTGGACTACCTGGCGGTGAAGGTCCCCTGTTTCCCCTTCGAGAAGTTCCCCGGGGCGGACCCCTCCCTGGGCACCCGGATGAAGGCCACCGGGGAGGTGCTGGCCCTGGGGACGGACCTGGCGGGAGCCCTGCTGAAGGCCTACCGGGGGCTGGGCTCTCGGGTGACGGAGCCGGGGTTCTGGGGGGAAACGGATCGGGGTGCCCTGGAGGAGGCCCTGACGGTGCCCACGGACCGGCGCATCGGGGCCCTCTTCGAGTGGGGGCGCCGGGGGCTGGATCCGGAGGAGGCCGCCCGGATCAGCGGCATCCACCCCTTCTTCTGCCGGGAGCTGGCGGAACTGGGAGCCCTGGAGCGGGCCCTGGGGGAGGGAGACCTGACCCCGGAGCGGCTGCGGGAGGCCAAGGCCCGGGGGTTGGGAGACCGGCGGATCGGCCAGATCCGGGGCCTTTCGGAGAGGGAGGTGCGCCGCCTGCGGCGGGAGCACCGCGTCGAGCCGGGGTTCCGGGAGGTGGACGGCTGCGCCGGGGAGACCCCCGCGGGCTCCCGGTACCTTTACGGGGTCTACGGGGGGGCGTCGGATCCGATGCCCCGGGACGACCGCCCCGCCGTGGTGGTGCTGGGGTCCGGGCCCATCCGCATCGGCCAGGGCCTGGAGTTCGACTACTGCTGCGTCAAGGCGGTGGAGGCCCTGCGTCGCCGGGGCTACCGGGGGGTGCTGGTGAACGACAACCCCGAGACGGTGAGCACGGACCACGACGTCTCCGATGCCCTCTACCTGGCCCCCCTGGCGACGGAGGACGTGCTGGAGGTGTGCCGTCGGGAGAAGGTGGCGGGGGCCTTCGTCACCTTCGGGGGGCAGACGGCCCTGCGCCTGGCCCAGGGGCTTCAGGAGGAGGGGGTCTCCCTCCTGGGCACCTCCTTCGAGGCCATCCAGGCGGCGGAGGACCGGGACCTGTTCTCCCGGATCCTCTCGGACCTGGGGCTCTCCCAGCCCCCCGGGCGGGGGGTGCGCAACCTGGAGGAGGGGATCGCCGCGGCGGAGGCCCTGGGCTTCCCCCTCATGGTGCGCCCCAGCTTCGTCCTGGGGGGGCTGGCCATGAGGCGGGTCCGGGACCGGGAGGGCTTCGAGGCGGTGCTGGAGGAGGCTTTCCGGGCCGCCCCGGGACAGTCGGTGCTGGTGGACCGGTTCCTGGAGGGGCGGGAGTTCGAGGTGGACGCCCTCTGCGACGGATCGGAGGTGCTCATCCCGGGGATCTTCGAGCACCTGGACCCGGCGGGGATCCATTCCGGGGACTCCATGGCCCTGTTCCCCCAGCTCTCCCTCCGGCCGGAGGAGACGCGCTTCGTGGAGCAGGCGGTGCGGAGCCTCTCCGAGGCCCTGGGGCTTGCGGGGCTGCTGAACGTGCAGTTCGTCCACTCCCGGGGGCGGCTCTGGATCCTGGAGGCCAACCCCCGGGGCAGCCGCACCGTTCCCATCGTCTCCAAGCTCACGGGGCTTCCCCTGGTGGACTGGGCGGTGGGCCTGGGGCTGGGGGAGCACCTGGGAGACCTGACGGACCTGCGGGGGCTTCTGGAACCGACGGGCCCGTTGGGGGTGAAGATTCCCGTCTTCTCCGGGGAGAAGCTCCCGGGGGCGGAGACCCTCCTGGGCCCCCTGATGCAGTCCACCGGCGAGTCCCTGGGGGTGGGAGACTCCCTGGCGGAGGCCTTCCGGGAGGCCGCCGGGGGTGCGGGTTGGCGCCTTCCCTCCCGGGGAACCCTCCTGGTGGCGGGGTGCCCCTCCGAGGCGGCGGGAGAGCTGGCGGCCCACCTGGCCTCCCTCCGGGCTCGGGGCTTCGGGGTCTGGGCGGAGGCGGGGTGCGCCTCCTTGCTGGAGCGTTGGGGCTTTCGGGCGGACCGGAGGCTGGGGGAACCGGAGGGACGGGAGGCCCTGCGGGATCGGGAGGCGGACCTGCTGGTGGTGCTGGAGGAGGACGAGGTCCGGGCGGAGGGGTGGCACCGGGGGGCGGTGGACGGGGGGATTCCCCGGATCGCCAACCTCCCGGCCCTTCGGGCCTGGGTGCTCTCCCTTCCCGGAGGGACGAGGTAG
- a CDS encoding NAD(P)H-dependent glycerol-3-phosphate dehydrogenase, with amino-acid sequence MEVCVLGAGSWGTAVAHLIAQGGIPVRLWCRREEQARLIGASGRNPHYLKGLLLHQDVRGTANLEEALAGTERVILAVPTQSVRPLLESLPPSAGPKRWLNLAKGLEIATGDLVHRVVASLRPKDPYSVLSGPSHAEEVALGLPTAVVAASRDLEEARAWQDLLNGPRFRVYTGEDVVGTEAGGALKNVVAVAAGIARAMGLGDNALAALATRGLAEMTRVAVRLGADPLTLSGLAGVGDLLATCYSLHSRNLRLGLAVGAGKTLEEARAELGQVAEGAFTVQAVVRHGERLGLDLPIAWGVHRVLFEGASPRLLMEDLLSRDPKPERPEASPL; translated from the coding sequence ATGGAAGTCTGCGTGTTGGGAGCGGGAAGCTGGGGAACCGCAGTGGCCCATCTGATCGCCCAGGGGGGCATCCCCGTGCGGCTCTGGTGCCGCCGGGAGGAGCAGGCCCGGCTCATCGGCGCCTCCGGACGCAACCCCCACTACCTGAAGGGACTGCTGCTCCACCAGGACGTCCGAGGCACGGCGAACCTGGAGGAGGCCCTGGCGGGGACGGAGCGGGTCATCCTGGCGGTGCCCACCCAGTCGGTTCGCCCCCTCCTGGAGTCCCTGCCCCCCTCGGCGGGGCCGAAGCGATGGCTGAACCTCGCCAAGGGACTGGAGATCGCCACGGGAGACCTGGTGCACCGGGTGGTGGCGTCCCTGCGCCCGAAAGACCCCTACTCGGTCCTCTCCGGCCCCAGCCACGCGGAGGAGGTGGCCCTGGGGCTGCCCACGGCGGTGGTGGCGGCCTCCCGTGACCTCGAAGAGGCCCGGGCCTGGCAGGACCTGCTTAACGGACCGCGCTTTCGGGTCTACACGGGGGAGGACGTGGTGGGGACCGAGGCGGGAGGCGCCCTGAAGAACGTGGTGGCCGTGGCGGCGGGCATCGCCCGGGCCATGGGCCTGGGGGACAACGCTCTGGCGGCCCTGGCCACCCGGGGACTGGCGGAGATGACCCGGGTGGCGGTGCGCCTCGGGGCGGACCCCCTGACCCTGTCGGGGCTGGCGGGGGTGGGAGACCTCCTGGCCACCTGCTACAGCCTCCACTCCCGGAACCTGCGCCTGGGGCTGGCGGTGGGGGCGGGAAAGACCCTGGAGGAAGCCCGCGCGGAGTTGGGACAGGTGGCGGAGGGAGCCTTCACGGTGCAGGCGGTGGTGCGCCACGGCGAACGCCTGGGATTGGACCTCCCCATCGCCTGGGGGGTCCACCGGGTCCTCTTCGAGGGGGCCTCCCCGAGGCTACTCATGGAGGACCTCCTCTCCCGGGACCCCAAGCCCGAGCGCCCCGAAGCCTCCCCCCTCTGA
- a CDS encoding QueT transporter family protein — translation MVLRIVRAGLVAALYVALVLAFAPLSFGAVQFRVAEVLTLLPFLWPEAVWGLGVGCVLSNLFGGFGLVDVLFGSLATLAAAWLSSRARTLVGAAIPPVVVNGLVVGGYLSWLTQTPWYLSIPYVALGEAGVCFALGIPLFRWLGRFEVFRKEGPKTS, via the coding sequence GTGGTCCTTCGCATCGTGCGGGCCGGGCTGGTGGCGGCCCTTTACGTGGCCCTGGTGCTGGCCTTCGCCCCCCTCTCCTTCGGGGCGGTGCAGTTTCGGGTGGCGGAGGTGCTCACCCTGCTGCCCTTCCTCTGGCCCGAGGCGGTATGGGGGCTGGGGGTGGGGTGTGTCCTGTCGAACCTCTTCGGAGGGTTCGGGTTGGTGGACGTGCTCTTCGGAAGCCTTGCCACTCTGGCGGCGGCGTGGCTTTCCTCCCGGGCCCGAACCCTGGTGGGGGCGGCGATCCCCCCGGTGGTGGTGAACGGTCTGGTGGTGGGGGGCTACCTGTCCTGGCTGACCCAGACCCCCTGGTATCTCTCCATCCCCTACGTGGCTCTGGGGGAGGCGGGGGTGTGCTTCGCCCTGGGGATCCCCCTGTTCCGATGGCTGGGGCGCTTCGAGGTTTTCCGAAAAGAGGGACCCAAGACCTCTTGA
- a CDS encoding LysM peptidoglycan-binding domain-containing protein, whose translation MVEHVRHHRDTSALDRPPRGGMGQHTEAVLDGYQKIEAIASLVESVILWRGAYLARYGRLDQAEALLFRLLFKEGSRNPQAQDLLARVYFQQGKTSQALDLWRQSAALQPGNPALKRTLALASLLEKGRSRGALLFAHRLKLALGALVLGILCVGLGWGGVQGVRAVDRWLQGPEPPAAALEGHFTCDVASMEQAFEGIYPVSFTRRRIGSGANLGRLEVMVEQKGDEVRAFGTVPTLFLRYQVEQALREIPGVRHLDLKDLTVERSYHVKKGESLWVISRKIYGEGQSWTVLSRFNQLDRPDRLKVGQRLELPLGDEELVPDS comes from the coding sequence ATGGTTGAGCACGTGAGGCACCACCGGGATACCAGCGCCCTGGACCGGCCCCCTCGGGGAGGGATGGGGCAGCATACCGAGGCGGTGCTGGACGGCTACCAGAAGATCGAGGCCATCGCCTCCCTGGTGGAGTCGGTGATCCTCTGGCGGGGGGCCTACCTGGCCCGGTACGGAAGACTGGACCAGGCGGAGGCGCTCCTCTTCCGCCTCCTCTTCAAGGAGGGGTCCCGAAACCCCCAGGCCCAGGACCTGTTGGCCCGGGTCTACTTCCAGCAGGGCAAGACCAGCCAGGCCTTGGACCTGTGGCGCCAGTCCGCGGCGCTGCAGCCCGGCAACCCCGCCCTCAAGCGCACCTTGGCCCTGGCCTCTCTCCTGGAGAAGGGGCGCAGCCGGGGGGCTCTCCTCTTCGCCCATCGCCTCAAGCTGGCCCTGGGGGCCCTGGTCCTGGGGATCCTCTGCGTAGGCTTGGGCTGGGGGGGCGTCCAGGGGGTCCGGGCGGTGGACCGGTGGCTGCAGGGTCCCGAGCCTCCCGCCGCGGCTCTGGAAGGGCATTTCACCTGCGACGTGGCCTCCATGGAGCAGGCCTTCGAGGGGATCTACCCCGTGAGCTTCACCCGACGGCGCATCGGTTCCGGGGCCAACCTGGGACGGCTGGAGGTCATGGTGGAACAGAAGGGGGACGAGGTCCGGGCCTTCGGTACCGTGCCCACCCTCTTCCTGCGCTACCAGGTGGAACAGGCCCTTCGGGAGATCCCGGGGGTGCGGCACCTGGACCTGAAGGACCTGACGGTGGAACGCTCCTACCACGTGAAGAAGGGGGAGAGCCTCTGGGTCATCTCCCGGAAGATCTACGGGGAGGGGCAGTCCTGGACGGTTCTCTCCCGGTTCAACCAGCTGGATCGCCCCGACCGTCTGAAGGTGGGGCAGAGGCTGGAGCTTCCCCTGGGGGACGAGGAGCTGGTCCCGGATTCCTGA